ATGTATACAGAGACAGGAATATATTGACACGATTGGGAAGATTAGAGATAAGGTTACCGAGGGATAGAGAGGGTAATTTTTCGACAGAATTATTCAATCGATATCAGCGAAGTAAGAAGGCATTGCTATTAGCACTATCGGAGTCATATTTTGAGGGGGTATCCACACGAAAAGTGGGTAAAATAATGGAGAAGCTATGTGGTGAGCAATTTGGAAGAAGTACAGTTAGTAATATATGTAAAGATTTAGATAAAGTGTTAGAAAACTTGAGAAATAGGACCTTAGAGAAGTGCTATCCCTATTTGGTATTAGATGCTCGATACGAAAATATAAGGGAGAGTAGAATAGTGAATAAGAAGGCAGTAATGATGGTTTTAGGGATAAATGAGGAAGGATATAGGGAGATATTGTCTGTAGAAATAGGATATAGTGAAGAGGGAGAGAAACTGGATAAAGGTATTCAGTAGACTGAAAAAGATAGGATAAGAGGGGGTAATCTACATAGTCAGTGATGATCATGAAGGTTTAAAGAATGCAATAAGC
This genomic window from Candidatus Neomarinimicrobiota bacterium contains:
- a CDS encoding transposase; translated protein: MTRLGRLEIRLPRDREGNFSTELFNRYQRSKKALLLALSESYFEGVSTRKVGKIMEKLCGEQFGRSTVSNICKDLDKVLENLRNRTLEKCYPYLVLDARYENIRESRIVNKKAVMMVLGINEEGYREILSVEIGYSEEGEKLDKGIQ